The nucleotide sequence CAGAAAGCCGACCAGGGCTCCGCCCATTTGATCGCGACGCTTGTCGGTTTTGACCGACGCGAACTTGTAGAAAAGCATTCCCAGCAGTTTGAAGATCACATAGGATCCGGCCAGCAGGATCACAAAGGAGAGGAACGCCGATACCAGAGTTGATCCCCCCATCTGCTCGTGCATCCAGATCGCGAGGCGGTCGATATACCGAATGGAGATGATCAGCGCAACGAAAAAGAGCACAAACGCCATCAACTCTCTGATGAGGCCTTTTTTCGAGCCGACTACTACCATAGCCAGCAGCAGGGCGACCAAAACGCCGTCAATCCAGTTCATACCCGAACTCCCTGTAGTGGGTTGGTCATTCAGGTTGAGGATAGGAGAGTTTTTAATTATTTGGCAAGAATTTCCTGCACCAGGCGGTTGACCAGTTTGCCGTCGGCCCGGCCCTTGACTTTGGGCATGACGGCTTTCATTACCAGTCCCATTTTGGCAGGAGAATCGGCGCCGGTTTCGGCCACCGCATCGCTGATGATCTGACGGACTTCAGCTTCAGACAGCTGGACGGGCAGGTAGCCCTGAATAACGTCGAGTTCGGACGTCTCTTTGGTCACCAGGTCCTGGCGGCCGGCGGCCTGATACTGTTCGATGGATTCTCGGCGTTTCTTGGCGGCGGAGGAGAGGACGTCGATAACGTCGGTATCGGACAACGCCGTTTTCTTTTCGATCTGGGCGTATTTGATATCAGACTTAAGGCCCCGAAGGACGGTAGCTTTCAGCTTTTCACCGGCCTTCAGGGCCTTGATCAAGTCCTGGTCTATCTGCTCAAGAATAGGCATATGCGACTAATAGCGATCGAGGTAACGGGCCTTGCGCGCTTTGCGCTT is from Candidatus Zixiibacteriota bacterium and encodes:
- a CDS encoding GatB/YqeY domain-containing protein yields the protein MPILEQIDQDLIKALKAGEKLKATVLRGLKSDIKYAQIEKKTALSDTDVIDVLSSAAKKRRESIEQYQAAGRQDLVTKETSELDVIQGYLPVQLSEAEVRQIISDAVAETGADSPAKMGLVMKAVMPKVKGRADGKLVNRLVQEILAK
- a CDS encoding CvpA family protein; amino-acid sequence: MNWIDGVLVALLLAMVVVGSKKGLIRELMAFVLFFVALIISIRYIDRLAIWMHEQMGGSTLVSAFLSFVILLAGSYVIFKLLGMLFYKFASVKTDKRRDQMGGALVGFLRGWVGVSFLTLLTFLLPLPDWFYTSFENSFFGPTIAKTIPLMYDSTEKLHKGSGNFMEQMESTLLQPNATAPSGKNNQNVDEDRQQVYRVIYQIDRFFNTESPS